Proteins encoded by one window of Panicum virgatum strain AP13 chromosome 7N, P.virgatum_v5, whole genome shotgun sequence:
- the LOC120681021 gene encoding uncharacterized protein LOC120681021, whose amino-acid sequence MTENSDESLGPARTHPRLDPFHPPYGGSTGDSAEDYSAAATVVRFDPPLPLLRAPVPSAATGEPPILAFRDATSWRAAWDAAEASLILQCEAGARSGCSITASRKCKPPWWKGLFGAAPTDYEERERCEEQEMNACLEAAKEACIKFAKGKCIGPFRDARIASGGLLENTDFDVWGAGDKTSLASSCALNNQQSLNPDHSVTNYRGSDLLDRLSTKDNDKA is encoded by the exons ATGACAGAAAACTCCGACGAG TCGCTCGGACCCGCTCGGACACACCCTCGCCTCGATCCCTTTCATCCGCCCTACGGCGGGAGCACTGGCGACTCGGCGGAGGACTactccgccgcggccaccgtcGTCCGCTTCGACCCGCCGCTCCCCCTCCTCCGCGCGCCCGTCCCCTCCGCTGCTACCGGCGAGCCCCCCATCCTCGCCTTCCGTGACGCCACCAGCTGGCGAGCCGCCTGGGACGCCGCCGAAGCCAGCCTCATCTTGCAGTGCGAG GCTGGTGCACGATCAGGATGCTCAATCACTGCATCACGCAAATGCAAgcccccttggtggaaaggCTTATTTGGAGCTGCCCCGACTGATTatgaagaaagagagagatgtgAAGAGCAAGAGATGAATGCTTGTCTCGAGGCAGCCAAGGAGGCTTGCATTAAGTTTGCAAAGGGAAAATGTATTGGACCATTCCGAGATGCAAGGATCGCCTCTGGGGGTCTCCTGGAAAACACAGATTTCGATGTCTGGGGTGCAGGTGACAAAACATCATTAGCATCATCATGTGCTCTGAACAATCAGCAGTCTTTAAACCCTGATCACAGTGTGACAAACTACCGAGGAAGTGACTTGCTAGACAGATTGTCAACTAAAGACAATGATAAGGCTTGA
- the LOC120681020 gene encoding uncharacterized protein LOC120681020, which translates to MVLAKTPINSGSIQLYGYMAAPDYVDGRLNYVFNHSRDNPAIVQQASLIEMTGPKRGIVMLSDVLMEFDMRIKTGAKEEDDLQLIDGLTCLDKRMSSRPFTLRFNGTSGGAVDMCLALILEGMEVAVVVAISEVQSAFHLSLSSFVSVTEKKGECQEIQLFHDAVSDLCTKRFVVAVPMDTMMHLKFKVGKKGPGGDSRYLCSFDVNRHECVDQQIKIEAACISVKMTVLPPLI; encoded by the exons ATGGT GTTGGCTAAAACTCCTATCAATAGTGGCTCCATACAGTTGTATGGATACATGGCGGCGCCGGATTATGTGGATGGACGGCTTAATTATGTTTTCAATCATAGCAGGGATAATCCTGCCATCGTACAGCAGG cttccTTGATCGAGATGACTGGCCCCAAGAGAGGCATTGTAATGCTCTCAGATGTTCTAATGGAATTCGACATGAGGATCAAGACAGGAGCAAAAGAGGAAGATGACCTCCAGCTGATTGATGGACTGACATGCTTAGACAAACGCATGTCGAGCAGACCATTCACACTTCGCTTCAATGGCACTTCTGGCGGCGCAGTTGACATGTGCTTAGCACTTATACTTGAAGGAATGGAGGTCGCAGTAGTAGTGGCCATATCAGAAGTTCAGAGTGCTTTTCATTTATCGCTCAGTTCCTTTGTTTCCGTTACAGAGAAGAAAGGGGAATGTCAAGAAATTCAACTTTTTCATGACGCGGTCAGTGATTTATGCACAAAAAGGTTCGTGGTTGCCGTCCCAATGGATACTATGATGCACTTGAAGTTTAAGGTTGGTAAAAAGGGACCTGGCGGTGATAGCCGCTACCTTTGCTCCTTCGATGTTAATCGGCACGAATGTGTCGATCAGCAAATTAAGATTGAGGCTGCTTGCATATCGGTGAAGATGACAGTGTTGCCTCCCCTGATTTGA
- the LOC120681018 gene encoding uncharacterized protein LOC120681018, whose amino-acid sequence MRGRAANENLGSGRVRDHRRREIKWWSYSPAFGSWQNSGAARVVVEDRGLEERPGGKAKLLGCLARAPEDLNHARLDLKTANNQVVVLGVQLKSTTDEGAQLREVAEKREEEIIALRIERTDLQNLLAAEQGKYAEALTKNQEMAKLINEMNAEVKEIVMALDQSRRSDEAARKAL is encoded by the exons ATGCGGGGTCGCGCTGCGAACGAGAACCTGGGGTCAGGACGGGTCAGggaccaccggcggcgagaaatcaAATGGTGGAGTTACTCACCGGCGTTCGGTTCTTGGCAAAATTCCGGCGCCGCAAGGGTTGTGGTCGAGGATAGAGGGCTCGAGGAGCGTCCCGGCGGCAAGGCGAAGCTTCTGGGATGCTTGGCGAGGGCTCCG GAGGACTTGAACCATGCCAGGCTTGACCTCAAGACGGCCAACAACCAGGTGGTCGTCCTGGGCGTCCAACTCAAAAGCACCACCGATGAAGGGGCCCAGCTTCGTGAAGTCGCCGAGAAGCGGGAGGAGGAGATCATTG CCCTCCGCATCGAGAGGACCGACCTACAAAACCTGCTGGCGGCTGAGCAAGGCAAGTACGCCGAGGCCCTCACCAAAAACCAGGAGATGGCGAAGCTCATCAACGAGATGAATGCTGAGGTGAAAG AGATCGTCATGGCGCTTGACCAGTCTAGGAGGTCAGACGAGGCAGCTCGGAAGGCTCTCTAG
- the LOC120681019 gene encoding uncharacterized protein LOC120681019: MYHAILGRPAYAKFMAVPNYTYLKLKMPGPKCVIMVGTSFQHAYECDAECFQFAETLIRSEKLSAEPSPEDLDIPEMSKCAACSFEPAKDAKEVAVSDDGHTLRIGTVLDPK, encoded by the coding sequence ATGTATCACGCGATACTCGGAAGGCCAGCATACGCgaagttcatggccgtcccgAATTACAcgtacctcaagctgaagatgcccgGTCCCAAGTGCGTCATCATGGTGGGGACGTCTTTTCAGCATGCATACGAGTGTGATGCCGAGTGCTTTCAATTCGCTGAAACACTCATCCGGTCCGAGAAGCTCTCCGCTGAGCCTTCACCCGAGGACCTCGACATCCCTGAGATGTCTAAGTGTGCGGCTTGCTCTTTTGAGCCCGCCAAGGACGCCAAGGAGGTGGCTGTCTCCGACGATGGCCACACGCTCCGTATCGGGACAGTGCTCGATCCTAAATAG